A region of the Cucurbita pepo subsp. pepo cultivar mu-cu-16 chromosome LG14, ASM280686v2, whole genome shotgun sequence genome:
TAGAAATTGCAATTAGCAAAGTACCTCATCTGCAATAAAAAGTATATCATACTTCTTGAGCACAGCTTGGATCTGCAACATAAAGCAAAAAAAAGATCATGGTGGCATCAAAAATATTGTTGTCCTCCAAGCTTTTGGTTTTAGTTCCCTTAATCCCTTCAGCACATTGAAGACATGGaatgcaaaattaaaatagactaaatataaaaggagaaaaatggaagagctTACCTTCTCAAAATAAGTTGTAGGTGGAAGGATCGCACCACCAGCCCCCATGACAGGTTCAGCGATGAATGCAGCAATCTGAAGTGGAAAATTAGACAAGGGTCAATTATGGTATCATGTCATATTCTAATTCAAAGGAGTATTCAAGTTTACCGTCTCTGGCCCCTCCTTAAGTATAAGGTCCTCCAAGTTTTTGGCTAATCTGGTTGAGAACTCTTCCTCCGTTTCACCTGACACAAGAATGTTCTTAAGTTAATGGCtggaaaaaaagaatcaaagaaattgaaCCAACTGTATATGGAAGCATAAATCAGAACCTGGAAGATGGTAACGCCAGTAATGTGGACAATCCGTGTGCAGGGCGAATGTAGCTGGAATGTCGAACTGCTGGTGCATACCTGTTAGGCTgtggaaaaatatatattcgaGTAACGATTTCTTTTAACAGGACACCCGTGgtatctttttatttcatttaactTACCCAGTAAGACTGGCTGCTATTAATGTTGAACCATGGTAGCTGTTGGATAGAAGAGtgtaaggaaaagaaaattaatagaaCAGAACAACAAAGGAAATGATATAGATATTTGAACTTACGCCAGTGAGCGAGCAatgaactttttcttttttggtcttCCAAGTGCATTGTTATAGTACCATACCAGCTTGACCTATTACATGTTTTTAAGCACAAAATGAATTTATTGGTTGCATTTGTTATAAACCTTGATGTTTTAGTCACTTTAGTTTGTcagttttttctctttatttccTCTGCTTATTCTCTTGGGAGTAGAAAAAACCTGAGTATCATTGGCTTCTGAACCGCTGTTTGTATAAAAGACTTTCCCCATTTTTCTAGCTGTGAACATTTCAAGCAGTTCCTTTGCCAGCTCCTGCCATGTATGAAAAGTGAGTTCTTTTATctaaaagaaaccaaaataagTTTAAGGTTGAATAGCATACCAATGAAGGCATGTTAGTATGATTCCAAAAGGAGTGGTAAAACGGTAAGGTATTTAGTTGTTTTGTTGCAGCTGCTACAAGTCGTGGTTCATTTCCCCCTACAAATTCCAACATTGTATTTTactaatgtaacgacccagatccaccgctagcagatattgtcctctttgggctttccctttcgggcttccctttaaggctttaaaatgcgtctgctaggtgaaggtttccacacccttgtaaatggtggtttgttctcctccccaaccaatgtggacatcataatccacccccttcagggcccagcgtcctcgttggcaNCAACATAAAGCAAAAAAAAGATCATGGTGGCATCAAAAATATTGTTGTCCTCCAAGCTTTTGGTTTTAGTTCCCTTAATCCCTTCAGCACATTGAAGACATGGaatgcaaaattaaaatagactaaatataaaaggagaaaaatggaagagNataatccacccccttcagggcccagcgtcctcgttggcactctttccttcctccaatcgatgtgggccgcccccaaatccactcccctttggggctcagcgtccttactagcacaccgcctcgtgtctaccccccttcggggagcAGCGAGAGGCTGtcacatcgtccgatgtctggctctgataccatttgtaacgacccagatccaccgctagcagatattgtcctcttgggctttccctttcggccTTCCCCTCAAGGATTTAAAACGctctaggggaaggtttccacacccttataaatagtggtttgttctcctccccaactaatgtgggacatcacaaccAACTTAACTACACTTTAATATATGCAGAACAAAAGTTCGTGTTGATGCAGATTGTGGTACCTAAGGATGTGCACCATAGACCAGCCAGAGAATCAAGGTACTTCCTTCCATTAGTGTCATACACATATGAACCCTGTATCACCATGGAATCCAAATTCAAAGTAGaatgaaaaaacaatatcttctGTCTTATTATCCATTTGTTTAGCAGCACACATGAAGGTTACCTCTGATCTTTCTATAACTAGTGGATTTTCATTTGTGCACTGCCATCTTGTAGTAAAAGGTGTAATTATATCATGCCCCTTAAACCTGTAATTGAAACATGTTTATGCTCAAACCATATAGAAGAGTGAGTGTAGAGAAGGAATAAACAGTTGAAGTTTAATCCAATGTATTCTGAATCCTCTGTTTGCACTGACGCCTGTGTTCCATATAAGCAGGACAGGAAGCGAGTCGGGACGACATATTCCGAAGCTCGTCTTGAAGATGCAACCGACTATAACCAAGAAACAGATTCATATCAAATGATAAGAACAAGGGACaataagaacatgaagaagaagacgatgaatCGGgcgtttgtttgattttgttaccCGAGACCGTAGAGCGGAACGAAGAAGGTGATTGATGATAGCCATTGTAGGATGTGTTCTCAAAGCTTCAAATGGCTGCATACACACACTCAGAACATAAGAGCTGTGATATTTAACCACAAATTTGGAACTGAATTAGCTTGCTGTTcatccttcctttttctccaATTCTTTATAATATCTTGAACTCATTAAAAAtgtttgtatttattatttattgttgcattaataaattaattggcACTCACATGACTGACACaatataagatttttaatatttaatttttaaatcttttaaatttaaataatttatttaaatttaatttgacatcttaaaataaaattttccaattacaacattttatattttttattatatattatatattatttaaataaactgATTGATCTTTGAACGTGATGGATCTCAAAATATCGGCATCTCTTTTCTCCACCGTCCGATATTGTTCCTTTTGACgcattaaaaaacaaatttaattaatatatatttttagtcaCATAGAAAGCTTAGcctaataatatataatttccaTTTAAGACACGTGTCCAATAAAGCTGTCACGTGATGTATTATTGTCGtgctaattaattaattaattatgatagtaattattagttaattaaaaattaattattagtaaTTGATTGGGATTACTCGTTTATCGTTATCCAAAGTCATTTACTTAGAGATGTTGTTAAAGAAAACCCTTCTCATTATGTTTTTGCAACTCCTAcaattaattaagtttatgTTAGTTAAGGAGGACAATATTGGTATTATGGTAAAAAGTAAAGGGCAATATGGGTAggtaaaatttttttttcttttaactacTTTTGATACTCTTAACGAATATGTCCCACGTGTCACGTACTCTTCGATTATCGTGCTATCCATGGACTACATAAGATCACGAGCTTCACAGGACCTTAGATGAagttttttcatctttaaacgAGTGtttacttttcttcatttgtgACTCTAGTTGGCTTAGACCCTCATTTGAGAGACTCGGGCTCGAAGTAAAAAATGACATAAAGGATATTGAAGACACAATTTACAATGACGACTAACTGATGATGAAGTAAAAATACATGACTGAGTTTATAAAAAAGACatgaaatttgagaaattagAGTCTGATCTGGAGACCctatgttctttttctttagcCCTAATTGGATTCTTCGGTTCTCGCGGTTTGTCCTTAGGATTCTAAGGGTTTTTATTTAGGTGTTTTATTAGTCTGTTTTATCATCATTGTTGTTTGATCTCatgtcggttggggaggagaacgaaacaccatctataagagtgtggaaacctccccaaAAGATAATACTTtgagggaagctcgaaaggaaaatccCAAAGAATATAATATCCGCTGGCAATGTCATTATCATCATTAGCGTATGACTAGTAGGCTCTCGATGGGCTCTCACGCATCCAACCAATAGTTCTCATAGTTCTCATCGTATTGTCTATATAGACAGTGATTCTCACATTCTCTAAGGAGAAAATGGATGGATTGTCGCAAATGGGGGTTTCAGTGTTGGGCGATGTTGCAGCCGCAACCATCACCGGGCTTCGAGAGGTacgtttctttctttcttccttccttccttctttttcgGTCATCTCAAACCCTAGCTTTCGTCTTACACCCATACAGACTGCTAATGCTTTCAATCTCTAATGGTTTTGGTATatgtttgattctttttaGACTTAGAATTATTAAACCAATTAATGGCTTTTAAATCGGGGGAATGTGAAGAAATCATTCTGAGATTTGGATGGATCAGAGGATGGGAAAGGAGGGTTTAAGATGACTTCAATTTCTCTAGGAAGGCGAGAGCATGAAGGAAAGCTAAAAACTCAAACAACTTTTATTGCAAGAAATATTTCCGAAAATGAGCAATTTTACTTTGAAATCCATATCAAGCTGATGTTCAGAAACAGCTTGATATCTTGGACACGATTTCAGGCATAACACTCATATCTTAGACAAAAGCTGATTAACTATTCATCACCATCAAGCATTTGGCCACCACGGAGAAGGATTTATTGTTACCTAAGAGTAGACAGGATCCGGTTCCTTCAGGCCGTTTGTTGTAACCATATGCAGCTACCTCTGAGCCTTCAATTCCTTCACTCTCTCTTCTGTAGCCTTTAGTGCCTTTCCGTAAATACTGATTAActggaaacaaaaaaacattggATCAAAGTCCAGCAAAAGATGTGGAATGGAAATTCAATCGTTATCTTATTAGCTTTCAGGGATACCTCATCAACTTCTTGAGGAGTGATGATAAGTGGCGGAGCCATCGTTATAGTATCCCCTCCAGGACGTACTACCAAACCATTTTTCCGACATTCAGCCACAAAATATGAACCAACTCCTGTTTATATCAGACACATAACAAGCTGTAAGCATAAGCATGACCCTGACAGTTCAAGATCTACCCCATTCCTGGATATGTGATTCTGGGGTTAAGATAAGATGCACGACTAAGAATGGTAATGACATAAAACATACCCCATTCAGGAGGGAATGGATCATTTGGTGATTTATTGTCTACAAAATCTATGCCTGATATCAAGCCAGTCCCCCTTATCTGCAGAATCACAGTTGCTAAAGGACTGAACGTGCCTCAGATTCACAAGTTAAAACTTAATTACTTGAGTAACTCTCTTTACCTCTCCAATGATAGGGCTATCAGAGAAAGCTTTTATGCCATCTTGAAACCTCTGGGAGATGCGATTTACTTGCTCCACAATATTCCTTTCCCTGCAAAGGGATGAAATGAACTTACCAATAATGTGGTAAGTACACATATGTATTGCATTCTATACATGTGTTTCGATCATAACAATTacatatattctatttatagtTCAAATCGTGATTGCATCCCCAAACAAGGACACCGTTTGAATCTAATAGAAAGTGGGTAATCCACCTTGACAAACCTGTAGATTTCTTGTTCCGAAAAATGATGGatttttgaaatgtttgtCCACTTTTAAGGCTTCTTTGTTATTCTGAATGATAAAAAGTAGAATTCCAAAAGCACAGGTGTAGGAACGTACTTGTAAATCTTGAGTGTTTCAAGTGCAACAGCACATGCAGTTGGGTGTCCAGAATAAGTAAATCCATGAGAAAAGGAACCTATAAACAGGATTattgaacacaaagaataggtAAGTTTCTGGACTTGAAGATTACGGACAGTGATTAACTAGTTTATTGTATAAGCAATATACCAAGCTTGTTGCTTTGAGAGTGAATGACATCAGAGATTTCAGGGCTCAGGAGAACAGCTCCAATAGGCATATATGCCGAGGAAAGTGCCTAAAGAGTGCAGTACACTAACAGGCTCaattaaaacaatgaaaagcCTAAACTAAGCAAGatatttgttaaatttgaatatgtttgaACTTCACCTTTGCAAGAGATACAAGGTCTGGtttaatattgtatttatcGCATCCAAACATTGCCCCTACTCTTCCAAAGGCACAGATTAcctatagaaataaaaattgaagacaTCTCCTgatataaacattaaaatcaTTCTTGTAAACAAGGCGAAATGATGAAGACAGGAATTTCAATTAGCAAAGTACCTCATCAGCAACAAAAAGTATATCATACTTCTTGAGCACAGCTTGGATCTGCAAGGTAAATAAAATTGGTCATAGTGGCATCAATGGGAGAAATCTAAGGCCTTGAACAGTAGCCAAGATTGGAGAAGTTGGGGGCAAGACGTGTGAGAGTAAAGATGGACTGTCTGTGACAAACAGTTGGATGAGTTTGTTCCAGAAGCAACAAAGAAACCTGTTATTGAGTTCTACCATAGGTTCCATGATCCATctgtattatatttttctcattttttgttcatacTCGAGCATCCAAAAATATTGTTGTCCTCCAAGCTGTTGGTTTTAATCCCCTTAATCTCTTCAGCACACTCATCATggaaaatgtaaattatgtaATCCTCTTATAGAACGAAAAATTAAAGCAAACTAAATATGAAAGgaggaaaataaaacagaaagaagagaacataattggaaaaagaaataaagaatagACAACAAAACAAGGAAAGTCTTACTGTTGCCTACGCTTACTTTAAGCATTTCATGGTACAAACAGCTTACCTTCTCAAAATAAGTTGTAGGTGGGAGAATCACACCACCAGCCCCCATGACAGGTTCAGCGATGAACGCAGCAATCTGAAGTGGAAAATTAGACAAAATTAGACAAGGGAGAAAGATTCAATTATGGTATCATGTTATAGTCTAATTCGAAGGAGTATTCATGTTTACCGTCTCTGGCCCCTCCTTAAGTATAAGGTCCTCCAACCTTTTCGCTAATCTTGTTGAGAACTCTTCCTCTGTTTCACCTGACATAAGGATGCTCTTAAGTTAATGGCtggaaaaaaaagatcaaagaATTTGAACCAACTGTATATGATAGCATAGATCAGAACCTGGAAGATGGTAACGCCAGTAATGTGGACAATCAGTGTGCAGAACAAAGGGAGCTGGAATGTCAAACCCTTGGTGCCCACCTGTGATACTGGAAAAATATATTCGActacttatttcttttaacaaGAGGCATGaggtatattttcttttcatttaacttACCCAGTAAGACTTGATGCTATTAATGTTGTACCATGAAAGCTGTTGGATAGAAGGGtgttaggaaaagaaaattaattgaacAGAACAAAGGAAATGATGCAAATTAACATTAGCCAAGCGATTTGCGCTTACGCCTTTGACCGAGCTatgaactttttcttttttggtcttCCAAGTGCATTGTTATAGTACCATACCAGCTTGACCTATTACATGTTTTTTAGCACAAAATGAATTAGTTGGTTGCATTTGTTGCATTGCTATAAAAGGAAGGCTTTCACAGCTAATAAACCTTGATGTTTTAGTCACATTAGtttaatagttttttctttctttattttccctGTTTACTCCTTTGGGAATCAGAATTAGATGCTTGAGTTTGGAGTGGAAAGAACCTGACTATCATTAGCTTCTGAACCACTGTTTGTAAAAAAGACTTTCCCCATTTTTCTAGCGGTAAACATTTCAAGCAGTTCCTTTGCCAAATCCTGCCATATATGAACAAGAAGAGAGTGAAAGCAATGAAAAGTGAGTTCTTTTTAtctaaaagaaagcaaaagaagtTTATACCAACGCAGGCCTAGTAGTACGATTCCAATAGGAGTGATAAAATGGCAAGGTATTTAGTTGTTTTACTGCAGCTGCCACAAGTCGTGGTTCATTTCCCCCTACAAATTCCAACATTGCCTTTACTAACTTAACTACACTTTAATATATGCAGAACAAAAGTTCGTGTTCATGCAGATTGTGGTACCTAAGGATGTGCACCATAGACCAGCAAGAGAATCAAGGTACTTCCTTCCATTAGTGTCATATACGTATGAACCCTGTGTCACCATGGAATCCAAATACAAAGTAGaatgaaaaaacaatatcttctGTTTTATTATCCATTCGTTTAACACACATGAAGGTTACCTCTGATTTTTCTATAACTAGTGGATTTTCATTTGTGCACTGCCATCCTGTAGTGAAAGGTGCAAGCATATCATGCCCCTTAAACCTGTAATTACACCTTGTTTATGCTCAAACCATGCAGAAGAGTGCAAAGAAGGAACAAATAGTTAAAGTTTAATCCAATGTACCCTGGATCCTCTGTTTGTGCTGAAGCCTGTGTACTGTATAAGCTGGACATGATGATATGTTCATGTGAAGCTCTTCTAGAAGCAGCAAAGGACTATTACCAAGAAGCATAGGACAAATAATACGTAAGGAGCagtaagaaaattaagaagaaaaggatgaaTTGAGCGTTTAATTTTGATACCTGAGACCTGAGAGTGGAACGAAGAAGGTGACTGACAATGAACATTGTGGGATGAACTCCCTCAAGAATGTGTTCTTAGAGCTTCAAATAGATGCACACACATAGGACTAGAGAGTTGAAATTTAACCACAAATTTGTATTCGAATCAATATGCTGTTCATCCCTCGCCTTTCTCCaattctttattatatttttggagCGACTAAAATAGAGATGAGTTCTTAACGATAGTAACTCATACTTATTAAGGTATAtgcttcacttttttttttagactaaTCCATGGATTTATTCTTTATTGTTGTattaattcttaaatattcattaattatactttaatataaaatgtttcaatttaaaaacgtaagaaaataaaacttttttaagaaaaattcattggtactttttattttgaaggTACAAACTTTTTTATGACGTCACTTATGGTtgacttttttaattaaaagaaaaacttttatcaaatcaatttcttttatgtggtttgttatttattaatattttttaaatgagaatggaataatttttattaaaggtAAGGTTTCATTATATAGAAAGAATTTGTATTAAAACAATTTGTACTTCGTTATTATAACTATATTTAAAGAGACGAGTCAAAACCAAATCTCGTATTCGATTCTCAAAATAAAGCTTCTTTTTTgtgctttaaaaaaaattatccacTTGGGAAAGCTTAtcctaaaaatttaattcctTTTATAGAAAATGTGCTAAATAAAGTAGGTGTGTACATCCAActcgaactataagggttggatTAACTTTTCGGATTGGTTtgtgttcatttttctgaacccaaACTAACTCGATTCGATTTCGGGTTCATGGGGCAAAACTCTCAGgttgacccgagccaaattaaaatatataaaatatacttagaaatttatattaattatgagTTTGCCAAAGTGGTACTTTAGGTAAAACGTTATGGGTAGGTAgagattctttcttttaactaCTTTACGACTATGTGTTACTTATCACGCcagttttaataataactcACGTCCCTCTGTACCTTAGACGAAGTTTTTTTCATCCTTAACCAAGCTTCACTTCACGTTCAATGCAACTTTATTTAGTAATACACGCTGTTGGtatgttcattttctttcatttacgACTCTAGTTAACTTGCCTTTGTTAAGCAAGTTCTGAGGTTCATCCTTGTTTTTACTATAGGCCAAGGTTCTTCAAACTCAACGACGCAtctcatttcatcatcttGATTCTATATGACACAACCCACATACTTGTACAACACTTCGATTCGTGCACCTTAGCTTCACAACCATCATCCACTCTTATTCGTGTGTTACATGATGCACCATCCTCATCGATCCGCATCATgatacttttctctctctcactctctcgaTCCTTAACATGGTTCGACAAGTGTCACATGTCTTCactactgtgagatcccacattggttggggaggagaacgaaacaccctttctAAAGTCCcgagcaaacgcgtttta
Encoded here:
- the LOC111809773 gene encoding gamma aminobutyrate transaminase 2-like; amino-acid sequence: MQPFEALRTHPTMAIINHLLRSALRSRSVASSRRASEYVVPTRFLSCLYGTQAFKGHDIITPFTTRWQCTNENPLVIERSEGSYVYDTNGRKYLDSLAGLWCTSLGGNEPRLVAAATKQLNTLPFYHSFWNHTNMPSLELAKELLEMFTARKMGKVFYTNSGSEANDTQVKLVWYYNNALGRPKKKKFIARSLAYHGSTLIAASLTGLTGMHQQFDIPATFALHTDCPHYWRYHLPGETEEEFSTRLAKNLEDLILKEGPETIAAFIAEPVMGAGGAILPPTTYFEKIQAVLKKYDILFIADEVICAFGRLGAMFGCDKYNIKPDLVSLAKALSSAYMPIGAVLVSPEISDVIQSQSDKLGSFSHGFTYSGHPTACAVALETLKIYKERNIVEQVNHISPRFQDGIKAFSDSPIIGEIRGTGLVSGTDFVDNKSPNDPFPPEWGVGAYFGSECRKNGLIVRPAGNNITMAPPFIISPQEVDEIISIYGKALKATEERVKELKAQR
- the LOC111809774 gene encoding gamma aminobutyrate transaminase 1, mitochondrial-like — its product is MFIVSHLLRSTLRSQSFAASRRASHEHIIMSSLYSTQASAQTEDPGFKGHDMLAPFTTGWQCTNENPLVIEKSEGSYVYDTNGRKYLDSLAGLWCTSLGGNEPRLVAAAVKQLNTLPFYHSYWNRTTRPALDLAKELLEMFTARKMGKVFFTNSGSEANDSQVKLVWYYNNALGRPKKKKFIARSKAFHGTTLIASSLTGITGGHQGFDIPAPFVLHTDCPHYWRYHLPGETEEEFSTRLAKRLEDLILKEGPETIAAFIAEPVMGAGGVILPPTTYFEKIQAVLKKYDILFVADEVICAFGRVGAMFGCDKYNIKPDLVSLAKALSSAYMPIGAVLLSPEISDVIHSQSNKLGSFSHGFTYSGHPTACAVALETLKIYKERNIVEQVNRISQRFQDGIKAFSDSPIIGEIRGTGLISGIDFVDNKSPNDPFPPEWGVGSYFVAECRKNGLVVRPGGDTITMAPPLIITPQEVDELISIYGKALKATEERVKELKAQR